A stretch of Bombina bombina isolate aBomBom1 chromosome 2, aBomBom1.pri, whole genome shotgun sequence DNA encodes these proteins:
- the LOC128647049 gene encoding olfactory receptor 5V1-like → MKNESVVSEFILLGLSSLPELDMVLFPVFLLMYIISMTGNIVIITITNLDPALNTPMYFFLGNLSFLDVLCVTSTIPNMLVNFISKNKVISFHGCVVQMFVFTAAMDTEFLLLTLMSLDRYLAICNPLRYKNIMSRRSCFFMSSIVWSFGFCSSTYHTSSTFRLSFCASNKINHFFCEIPQILAISCSDTHINELVLIITDVILGVFCFICIFTSYAFIIHAVLNIRSAEGKKKAFSTCASHITVVLLFYGTLIFAYFKPSSGNSSDMDKGISVLYTIVIPMLNPLLYSLRNKEVKDSIKKVIFKRNSF, encoded by the coding sequence ATGAAAAATGAGTCAGTGGTATCTGAATTTATCTTGCTTGGACTTTCAAGTCTTCCAGAACTGGACATGGTCCTATTCCCTGTATTTCTCCTTATGTACATCATAAGTATGACTGGAAATATTGTTATAATTACCATCACCAATCTAGACCCAGCATTAAACACTCCAATGTATTTCTTCCTTGGTAATTTGTCATTCCTTGATGTCCTTTGTGTTACTTCTACCATACCTAATATGTTAGTCAATTTCATTTCCAAAAATAAAGTAATATCTTTTCATGGATGTGTTGTACAGATGTTTGTATTTACTGCTGCTATGGATACAGAGTTTCTTTTGTTGACTCTTATGTCTCTTGATCGGTATTTGGCCATTTGTAACCCGTTAAGATACAAGAATATAATGAGCAGACGATCTTGCTTTTTTATGTCTTCTATAGTCTGGTCTTTTGGCTTTTGCAGTTCTACTTACCACACATCAAGCACTTTTCGCTTATCATTTTGTGCTTCTAATAAAATCAATCACTTCTTCTGTGAGATCCCACAAATTTTGGCTATATCATGTTCTGACACACATATAAATGAGTTAGTTCTTATTATTACAGATGTTATCTTGGGAGTGTTTTGTTTCATTTGTATATTTACATCATATGCATTTATAATCCATGCAGTGTTAAACATTCGCTCGGCTGAAGGGAAGAAGAAGGCATTTTCTACCTGTGCTTCACACATCACTGTTGTGTTGCTATTTTATGGGACATTAATTTTTGCCTATTTTAAACCGTCATCAGGTAATTCATCGGATATGGACAAAGGGATCTCTGTTCTGTATACAATTGTTATACCAATGTTGAACCCTCTTCTTTACAGTTTAAGGAATAAGGAAGTAAAAGATTctattaaaaaagttatatttaaaaggAATTCTTTTTAA